One genomic region from Electrophorus electricus isolate fEleEle1 chromosome 25, fEleEle1.pri, whole genome shotgun sequence encodes:
- the slc9a2 gene encoding sodium/hydrogen exchanger 2 has translation MGFLFYSRAIFGFFIWCSILSLFGFGANAVLSQKRATSPQSDFTTRVSKDDGPQTFPEPEGPSLPVFTLNYPRIQIPFEITLWVLLASFAKIGFHVYHKITIWVPETCLLITIGLIVGAIMHSVHERPPAVLTSSVFFLYMLPPIVLDSAYFMPTSPFFENLGTVMWFSVVGTLWNSIGVGVSLFGVCQIPALGAQDISLQENLLFASIVSAVDPVAALAVFEDVNVNEQLYIVVFGESLFNDAVTVVLYNLFNHVAELPVVDAPDVFLAVVRFFVVGLGGILLGVLFGFVAAFTTRFTRKVREIEPLFIFMYSYLAYLLAEFLSLSSIMAIVTCALTMKHYVEENVSQRSCTTIRHAIRMLGTVSETLIFFFLGVVTITTDHEWNWGYVLFTLLFAQLWRGLGILVLTQIINPFRTIPFNFKDQFGLAYGGLRGAVTFALVYTLPDSIFRKKLFVTASIVIIIFTVFVQGISIRPIIKLINVRTTSWSRDTINVEIHTRLMEHTIAGIEDLCGQWSRHALKDKFMRFNRVIRKILIRDNRPESSIVALYKKLELQNAMLSLETISGDISASPSLVSLHEKTTSYKPKKTVSPSDLKAIHELLSKNMYKIRERTVSYTGKHTLPDDSCAREILLRRHTSVRRSLRTRSLRDPEKVRGQKYFSLPLGQSLDSRFTTKKFSCEGENSAPMLNDLPARPNPRQWLRSSSRAKTTLVRLDTLREAGFVEDGQRAVLGRHGQARLSSTPADVTLQAPHQRRGAKDREPDSEEDVSASPPPRRRTAELPERGGGGARRPLLRRPHWKPQDELGDL, from the exons ATGGGCTTTTTATTCTACTCGAGGGCAATTTTTGGCTTTTTCATTTGGTGCTCAATTCTGTCATTGTTCGGCTTTGGAGCTAATGCGGTGCTTTCACAAAAACGGGCAACCAGTCCTCAGTCGGACTTCACAACACGCGTCTCAAAAGACGATGGACCTCAGACTTTTCCCGAACCAGAAGGTCCAAGTCTACCTGTATTCACCCTGAACTACCCTCGCATTCAGATTCCCTTCGAGATAACTTTATGGGTGTTACTTGCGTCATTTGCAAAAATAG GTTTCCACGTGTATCACAAGATCACCATTTGGGTACCAGAGACCTGTTTGCTCATCACCATTGGGCTCATAGTGGGCGCCATCATGCACTCCGTGCATGAACGGCCCCCGGCGGTCCTCACCTCCAGCGTCTTCTTCCTCTACATGCTGCCCCCCATCGTCCTGGACTCCGCCTACTTCATGCCCACCAGTCCCTTCTTCGAGAACCTGGGCACGGTCATGTGGTTCTCCGTCGTGGGCACGCTGTGGAACTCCATCGGCGTGGGTGTCTCTCTCTTCGGTGTCTGCCAGATCCCGGCGCTGGGCGCGCAGGACATCAGCCTGCAGGAGAACCTCCTCTTCGCCTCCATCGTCTCTGCGGTGGACCCCGTGGCTGCCCTCGCCGTGTTCGAGGATGTCAACGTCAACGAGCAGCTGTACATCGTGGTGTTCGGCGAGTCCTTGTTCAACGATGCAGTCACTGTG gTGCTGTATAATCTTTTCAACCATGTGGCGGAGCTGCCGGTGGTGGACGCCCCGGACGTGTTCCTGGCCGTGGTCCGTTTCTTCGTGGTGGGCCTGGGCGGGATACTGCTTGGCGTCCTGTTCGGCTTCGTGGCAGCTTTCACCACGCGCTTCACGAGGAAGGTGAGGGAGATCGAGCCACTCTTCATCTTCATGTACAGCTACCTGGCGTACCTGCTGGCTGAGTTCCTGTCCCTCTCCAGCATCATGGC CATTGTGACCTGTGCGTTGACCATGAAGCACTACGTGGAGGAGAACGTGTCGCAACGCTCGTGCACCACGATACGCCATGCCATCAGGATGCTGGGCACCGTGTCAGAGACactcatcttcttcttcttgggTGTGGTTACCATAACAACGGACCATGAGTGGAACTGGGGCTACGTCCTCTTCACCCTACTGTTCGCCCAACTCTGGAGAGGTTTGG GCATCCTGGTCCTGACACAGATCATTAACCCCTTCCGCACCATTCCCTTCAACTTTAAAGACCAGTTTGGTCTTGCCTACGGTGGCCTTAGAGGGGCAGTAACGTTTGCCTTAGTCTACACTCTTCCAGACAGCATTTTTCGTAAGAAGCTTTTCGTCACAGCCTCAattgtcatcatcatcttcaccgTGTTCGTCCAG GGCATCAGTATAAGGCCAATTATTAAACTAATAAATGTTCGTACGACCAGTTGGAGTCGCGACACCATCAACGTCGAGATTCACACAAGG CTGATGGAGCACACCATTGCTGGCATAGAGGACCTTTGTGGCCAGTGGAGTCGACACGCTTTGAAAGACAA GTTCATGAGGTTTAACCGCGTCATCCGGAAGATTTTGATCCGTGACAACCGGCCTGAGTCGAGCATCGTCGCGCTCTACAAAAAACTGGAGCTTCAGAATGCCATGTTGTCCTTGGAGACGATCTCCGGTGATATCAGTGCATCCCCTTCTCTCGTCTCACTGCA TGAGAAGACGACATCGTATAAGCCCAAAAAGACAGTGTCGCCCTCTGATCTGAAAGCCATCCACGAGCTCTTATCGAAGAACATGTATAAGatcagagagagg ACGGTGTCCTACACCGGGAAGCATACCCTGCCTGACGACAGCTGCGCCAGAGAGATCCTTCTTAGGAGACACACCAGCGTCCGGCGCAGTCTCCGCACCAGAAGCCTTCGTGACCCC GAAAAGGTCAGAGGGCAGAAGtatttttctctgcctctgggTCAGAGCCTTGACTCCAGATTCACTACAAAAAAATTCAGTTGCGAGG GTGAAAACTCTGCCCCAATGCTGAATGACCTACCAGCCAGGCCTAACCCTAGGCAGTGGCTGCGCTCTTCGTCCAGAGCAAAGACGACTCTGGTGAGGCTGGACACTCTGCGTGAGGCAGGGTTCGTGGAGGACGGGCAGAGGGCAGTGCTGGGAAGGCATGGCCAAGCACGCCTGAGCTCCACCCCTGCTGACGTCACACTGCAAGCTCCGCATCAGCGCCGCGGCGCCAAGGACCGCGAGCCTGACAGCGAGGAGGACGTGTCTGCGTCTCCTCCTCCGAGGAGACGGACCGCGGAGCTTCCTGAACGCGGCGGGGGTGGGGCACGAAGGCCGTTGCTAAGGAGACCTCACTGGAAGCCACAAGACGAGTTGGGCGACTTATAG